AAGTGCGAAACGGGACTCGGCGGACCTGCCTCCCGTCGGCGCCGGCCCGGACGACGAAGTCGACGAGCGGGTCAACGAGGAGATCGCCCGGGCGGTGGAGCGGGTGCTCGAGCGGGAGTTCCCGATCAAGGGGAGCTACGGCAGCAAGGGTTTCCGTCTCGAGACGCGCGACGGCAACTGGCAGACGAACCTGCAGTGGCGCTTCCAGTTCCGACTCACGCACCCCTACACGGGCGATCCCCGGCAGGTGGCCAACTTCAATTCCTCGCAGGAGCGCACGAGCTTCGACGCGCGACGTCTGCGCATGAAGATCGGCGGACACGGCTACCGGCCGTGGCTGAAGTACTACTTCGAGATCGATCTCCAGCCTCTGCGCGACGCCGACGACTCGAGCGCGAGGTCGAGCGCGCGCGTGATCGACTGGCGCGTCGACATCGCGAAGTTCGAGAAGATCGCCCTGCGGCTGGGTCAGTGGAAGATCGACTACAACCGTGAGCGGGTCGATTCCTCGGGTCGCCAGCAGTTCGTCGAACGGTCGATCGTCAACCGGATCTTCACGATCGATCGCCAGGTCGGCGTCTCGCTGCGTGGGCGCCTCTTCGCGGGGACGCCCGCCGATCTCCGCTACTACGCCGGCATCTTCAACGGCGAGGGGCGGGGGACCTCGAACGACGACAACGAGCTGATGTACGTCGGCCGGATCCAGTGGAACTTCCTCGGTCGCGATCTCGCCCTGCGGCAGACGGACGTCGAGCGCACCGAGAAGCCCACGGGCAGCCTCGCCTTCGGCGCGGCGCAGACCCGTAGCCGCTGCACGCGCTGGTCTTCGAGCGGCTGCGGCAACCTCGACGGCTTCGCGGCCCCGGGCGCCGCCAACCTCCGGCAGTTCGAGACGCGCCAGGCCGTGCAGGAACTCGCCTTCAAGTGGCAGGGCTTCTCGTTCCAGCAGGAATGGCATTGGAAGCGCGTCGAGGACAAGGCGATGAACACGGAGAACGACCTCTACGGGTTCTACGCCCAGAGCGGCTACTTCTTCCACGAGCTCTTCGAGGTCGTCCCCGAGGAGCTCGAACTCGCCTTCCGCTACGCCTTCGTTCGCGAGCCGAACGCGACCTCGAGGAACCGGAGCAACGAGCGCCAGGAGTTCACCCTGGGCGCGAACTGGTTCTTCTGGGGCCACAACAACAAGATCACGGCCGACTGGTCCTACCTGACGCTCGACGACGACGTGCTCCGTCGCGACGTCTTCGACCACCGCTTCCGGCTGCAGTGGGACATCTCCTTCTGACGTCGGACTGCGGCCTTTTCGGGCCTGCGCGCTAGCCGGGGGCAGCCTCTTCGCGGGGCTGCCCCCGAGCCGTTGCATCCGGTGCTTGAGCTAGCATCCGGACGTGTTCACCTACCTCAACCCCAAGATTCGCGAGCGCCTGATCGACGAAGGCAAGCTCGTCCGGATCGGTGCGCAGGGGCAACTTCTCGACCCGCGGGCCCAGCCCCCCTCGGACGCGTTGGCGTTGAACGTCCTGGGCCCGATCCCGCTACCGATGGGGATCGGAGAGCATCCGGAGACGGTGGACTGGTACGCGGCGGTTCGCAGCACCGAGCTCGGAGAGGTCGAGTCTCTCGCCGGTACCCTCCGCAAGAGCGGCGGCCAACATCTCTTCTCGATGCTGGCGTCGTCGATGGCGGTCAACAGCGTGCTCGTCGTCGGGAACCCCAAAGCCGCCGAGTCTCCGCTGGTGCGGGTGCACTCGAGCTGCCTCACGGGTGACGTCTTCGGCTCGCACCGCTGCGAGTGCGGCCCCCAGCTCAGCGCGGCGACGGATCGGATCACCACCGAACCCCAGGGCGGCATCCTCGTCTACATGGCCGGGCACGAGGGGCGCGGCATCGGGCTCTGGGCCAAGGCGGCCACCTACATCCTGCAGGACGAGGGCGAGAACACCTATCAGGCGAACCGGTCCCTCGGGCTCCCGGACGATTCCCGCGACTTCAGCGACGCGGGGGCGCTCCTCCACTACTTCCTCGGCAACCGGCCCTTCCGCTTGCTAACCAACAACC
This region of Myxococcota bacterium genomic DNA includes:
- a CDS encoding porin, translating into MLSPGFAARALCVLLFVLATPALAADRHQELLDALLENGSITQEQHDELSEEEERKAEEESAKRDSADLPPVGAGPDDEVDERVNEEIARAVERVLEREFPIKGSYGSKGFRLETRDGNWQTNLQWRFQFRLTHPYTGDPRQVANFNSSQERTSFDARRLRMKIGGHGYRPWLKYYFEIDLQPLRDADDSSARSSARVIDWRVDIAKFEKIALRLGQWKIDYNRERVDSSGRQQFVERSIVNRIFTIDRQVGVSLRGRLFAGTPADLRYYAGIFNGEGRGTSNDDNELMYVGRIQWNFLGRDLALRQTDVERTEKPTGSLAFGAAQTRSRCTRWSSSGCGNLDGFAAPGAANLRQFETRQAVQELAFKWQGFSFQQEWHWKRVEDKAMNTENDLYGFYAQSGYFFHELFEVVPEELELAFRYAFVREPNATSRNRSNERQEFTLGANWFFWGHNNKITADWSYLTLDDDVLRRDVFDHRFRLQWDISF
- a CDS encoding GTP cyclohydrolase II, translating into MFTYLNPKIRERLIDEGKLVRIGAQGQLLDPRAQPPSDALALNVLGPIPLPMGIGEHPETVDWYAAVRSTELGEVESLAGTLRKSGGQHLFSMLASSMAVNSVLVVGNPKAAESPLVRVHSSCLTGDVFGSHRCECGPQLSAATDRITTEPQGGILVYMAGHEGRGIGLWAKAATYILQDEGENTYQANRSLGLPDDSRDFSDAGALLHYFLGNRPFRLLTNNPKKIEDLAAFGLEQITRVKHVTGVGDWNRRYLSAKQDWGHKIDSDDLEPES